A region of Pristiophorus japonicus isolate sPriJap1 chromosome 32, sPriJap1.hap1, whole genome shotgun sequence DNA encodes the following proteins:
- the LOC139240549 gene encoding probable G-protein coupled receptor 139, giving the protein MVILSRGMCGLSKCVTRYLVAMAAADLLVVITDLILRQIPIAHHLYFVQRIPLCNIHAVLLYAATDCSVWFTVTFTFDRFVAICCQKLKTKYCTEKTAAMVLVTVTLLSFLKSIFWYFMYVPWYTLSNTHWFCYVSALVMVSDLWATLELLHYILNPCIPFVLILLLNALTIRHILVASRARRRLRDHSSEGIPSDIEMERRMKSIILLLVISWNFIMLWAVFLFFSIWNRILHLGYDIIHVSYYIKEIGFMLQLLSCCTNTYIYAMTQSKFREQLKNVVKCPSFFIVKIIKR; this is encoded by the coding sequence ATGGTGATCCTGTCTCGTGGaatgtgcggtctctccaaatgcgtCACACGCTacttggtggccatggcagcggcagatCTGCTGGTCGTTATCACcgacctgatattgaggcagatTCCAATTGCTCATCATCTGTATTTTGTGCAGCGAATCcccctgtgtaatatccacgccgtcctgctttatgcagccacagactgttctgtctggttcaccgtcactttcacatttgatcgattcgtggcaatttgttgccagaagctgaaaactaaatattgcactgaGAAAACCGCGGCTATGGTTCTTGTAACAGTGACTTTGCTAAGTTTTTTAAAGAGcattttctggtactttatgtatgtaCCTTGGTACACGTTGAGCAATACACACTGGTTCTGTTACGTAAGTGCTCTTGTCATGGTTTCAGATTTGTGGGCAACACTCGAGCTTCTTCATTATATTCTAAACCCGTGCatcccatttgttctgatcctgctACTCAATGCTTTAActatcagacacattttagtggccagcagagctcgcaggagactccgggatCACAGCAGCGAGGGGATTCCCAGTGACATAGAGATGGAGAGACGcatgaaatccatcattttactgctcgTTATCTCGTGGAATTTCATAATGTTATGGGCTGTGTTTTTGTTCTTTTCTATTTGGAACCGGATTTTGCATTTAGGTTATGATATTATACATGTATCTTACTACATAAAAGAAATAGGattcatgctccagctcctgagttgctgcacaaacacttaTATTTATGCTATGACACAgagtaagttcagagagcagttgaagaatgtggtaaAATGTCCGTCTTTCTTCATTGTTAAAATCATTAAAAGATGA